In Arcobacter ellisii, a genomic segment contains:
- the fmt gene encoding methionyl-tRNA formyltransferase: MSKRILFMGTPDYATTIFKELINSKYEVIGLFTQPDKPVGRKQVLTPPHIKQYCLDENLNLPIFQPIKLRGNEEAKKQIEDLKPDFIIVAAYGQILPKEILDIAPCINLHASLLPKYRGASPIQESLLNDDYFTGVTSMLMEEGLDSGDILGLQYLKITSTMEVSEAFEKLSIIAATLTITTLDNFENIKPIKQNEAEVSFCKKIKKEDGLVNFLDAKKLYLKYKAYSYWPGIFLESELKLKDIELVEENSINKEGEILEISKDFIVIGCKKGSLKIKTLQAPSKKAISSVDFIRGQRLEVGNILL; the protein is encoded by the coding sequence TTGAGTAAAAGAATTCTATTTATGGGAACACCAGATTATGCTACGACAATATTTAAAGAGTTAATAAATAGCAAATATGAAGTAATAGGATTATTTACTCAACCTGATAAACCAGTTGGGCGAAAACAAGTTTTGACTCCTCCTCATATAAAACAATATTGTTTAGATGAAAATCTAAATCTTCCAATTTTTCAACCTATTAAATTAAGAGGAAATGAAGAAGCTAAAAAACAAATAGAAGATTTAAAACCTGATTTTATAATAGTTGCTGCTTATGGACAGATTTTACCAAAAGAGATTTTAGATATCGCCCCTTGTATAAACCTTCATGCCTCACTTTTACCAAAATATAGAGGTGCTAGTCCTATTCAAGAATCATTATTAAATGATGATTATTTTACAGGTGTTACATCAATGCTTATGGAAGAAGGTCTTGATAGTGGAGATATTTTAGGTTTACAATATTTAAAAATAACTTCAACTATGGAAGTATCAGAAGCTTTTGAAAAATTATCAATTATTGCAGCAACTTTAACAATAACTACGTTAGATAATTTTGAAAATATAAAACCTATAAAACAAAATGAAGCAGAAGTTAGTTTTTGCAAAAAAATTAAAAAAGAAGATGGTTTAGTAAATTTTTTAGATGCAAAAAAATTATATTTAAAATATAAAGCATACTCTTATTGGCCAGGTATTTTTTTAGAGTCAGAGCTAAAATTAAAAGATATTGAATTAGTTGAAGAAAATTCAATAAATAAAGAGGGAGAAATTTTAGAAATCTCTAAAGATTTTATTGTTATTGGATGTAAAAAAGGAAGTTTAAAAATAAAAACTTTACAAGCTCCTTCAAAAAAAGCTATTAGTTCAGTTGATTTTATAAGAGGGCAAAGACTTGAAGTAGGGAATATTTTACTATAA
- the proB gene encoding glutamate 5-kinase has translation MEHNVILPANKRLVIKVGTAVLTQDGQLALERMNNLVNLIAKLKNEKNLEVILVSSGAVGAGYTSLKLDKKIVANKQALAAIGQPLLLKNYKKRFKEHNITCAQMLFIADDFDSRKRSKNAQNVMEILLENNILPIINENDVIATDELVFGDNDQLAAHVAYYFKADMLAILSDIDGYYNKNPREFSDAVLQKNVYEIKEEELEMKHSANSEFATGGIVTKLKAASFLMQRGIPMYLTSGFDLKNAYDFLVDGNHNSGTIFQTKK, from the coding sequence ATGGAACATAATGTAATTTTACCTGCAAATAAAAGATTAGTAATAAAAGTTGGAACTGCTGTTTTAACTCAAGATGGTCAATTAGCTCTTGAGAGAATGAACAATTTAGTAAATTTAATCGCAAAATTAAAAAATGAAAAAAATCTTGAAGTTATTTTAGTATCTTCTGGTGCTGTTGGTGCTGGATATACTTCTTTAAAACTTGATAAAAAGATAGTTGCAAATAAACAAGCATTAGCTGCGATTGGGCAACCTTTATTACTTAAAAATTATAAAAAAAGATTTAAAGAACATAATATAACTTGTGCTCAAATGCTTTTTATTGCAGATGATTTTGATTCAAGAAAAAGATCAAAAAATGCACAAAATGTGATGGAAATTTTACTTGAAAATAATATTCTTCCAATCATAAATGAAAATGATGTAATTGCTACTGATGAGTTGGTTTTTGGAGATAATGACCAATTAGCTGCTCATGTAGCTTATTATTTTAAAGCTGATATGTTAGCAATTTTATCAGATATAGATGGATATTATAATAAAAATCCAAGAGAGTTTTCAGATGCAGTTTTACAAAAAAATGTTTATGAAATAAAAGAAGAAGAGTTAGAAATGAAACATAGTGCAAATTCTGAATTTGCAACAGGTGGAATTGTAACAAAACTTAAAGCTGCAAGTTTTTTAATGCAAAGAGGAATTCCTATGTATCTTACATCTGGATTTGATTTAAAAAATGCTTATGATTTTTTAGTTGATGGAAATCATAATAGTGGAACAATTTTCCAAACAAAAAAATAA